The proteins below come from a single Columba livia isolate bColLiv1 breed racing homer chromosome 28, bColLiv1.pat.W.v2, whole genome shotgun sequence genomic window:
- the CFAP141 gene encoding cilia- and flagella-associated protein 141 produces the protein MAAPSSQSPGQRQEEVLANGSEELPESRGEVTGGHPRRWERILVPPHGALGPQVLSELRLAGAELTTVRRAALCRLLQDEHRQQRRELQRLGKAFYVERL, from the exons ATGGCAGCGCCGAGCAGCCAGAGCCCCGGGCAGCGGCAGGAGGAG GTTCTGGCAAACGGGAGCGAGGAGTTACCGGAGAG ccGCGGGGAGGTGACCGGGGGGCACCCGCGGCGCTGGGAGAGGATTTTGGTGCCGCCCCACGGGGCTCTGGGGCCGCAAGTGCTCTCGGAGCTGCGTCTCGCCGGCGCCGAGCTCACCACG GTCCGGCGAGCCGCGCTGTGCCGGCTGCTGCAGGACGAGCACCGGCAGCAGCGGCGGGAGCTGCAGCGGCTCGGGAAGGCGTTCTACGTGGAGCGGCTGTGA